A window of the Parambassis ranga chromosome 17, fParRan2.1, whole genome shotgun sequence genome harbors these coding sequences:
- the rnf220a gene encoding E3 ubiquitin-protein ligase RNF220a isoform X5 — MEEVQNKRETFLRVRANRQTRLNARIGKMKRRKPEDGGQVCPLCSAPLAGSEEEMSRHVEQCLIQREGALGDDDSADMDGENGRGFEEYEWAGQKRIRATALLEGGFRATGFATCSIKESAADSDADLDVDGDDTLEYGKAQYTEADIIPCSGAGEDQGEAREREALRGAVLNGGMPSNRITPEFSKWANDEMPSTSNGESSKTDPSTPSSSSSSSSAPRTCKNSEIEKVTEEESTATTIEALKARIRELEKQILRGDRYKCLICMDSYTMPLTSIQCWHVHCEECWLRTLGNKKLCPQCNTITSPGDLRRVYL, encoded by the exons ATGGAGGAGGTGCAAAACAAGAGAGAA ACATTTTTACGAGTTCGGGCAAACAGGCAAACGAGATTGAACG CTCGTATAGGcaaaatgaagaggaggaagcctGAGGATGGGGGCCAGGTATGTCCGCTGTGCAGCGCCCCATTGGCTGGGAGCGAGGAGGAGATGAGTAGACATGTGGAACAATGCCTGATCCAG CGTGAGGGTGCCTTAGGGGACGATGACTCTGCAGATATGGATGGAGAGAATGGGCGGGGCTTTGAGGAGTACGAGTGGGCGGGGCAGAAGAGGATCAGAGCTACAGCTTTGCTGGAAGGAGGCTTCAGAG CAACTGGTTTTGCCACGTGTAGTATCAAAGAGAGCGCGGCAGACAGCGATGCTGACCTTGATGTGGACGGAGACGACACCTTGGAGTACGGCAAAGCCCAGTACACTGAGGCTGACATCATTCCCTGTTCTGGTGCTGGAGAGGACCAAGGAGAAGCCAGGGAGAGGGAAGCACTACGGGGAGCTGTACTCAA tggcGGGATGCCTTCTAACAGAATAACGCCTGAATTCTCAAAGTGGGCCAATGATG AGATGCCTTCAACAAGCAACGGAGAAAGCAGCAAGACGGACCCCAGCAccccttcatcttcctcctcttcctccagcgCACCACgcacctgtaaaaacagtgagATCGAAAA agtaaCAGAGGAAGAGTCCACGGCTACCACTATAGAGGCTCTGAAGGCTCGAATCAGAGAGCTGGAGAAGCAGATCCTCCGAGGAGACCGATACAAGTGTCTTATCTGCATG gATTCCTACACGATGCCGCTCACCTCCATCCAGTGCTGGCATGTCCATTGTGAAGAATGCTGGCTCAGGACTCTG GGGAACAAGAAGTTGTGCCCGCAGTGCAACACCATCACCTCACCTGGAGACCTGAGGCGTGTCTACCTGTAA